A window of the Cystobacter fuscus genome harbors these coding sequences:
- a CDS encoding ABC transporter ATP-binding protein — MSGDLTTERAESTRGLGSLLALQGPLVAGAALASTLAAALALVPFFVVARMATAIYAAPPDLDAVRSLALIAAGALTLRYVFVAAANMAAHVAAFRILHELRLRLAKKLGAVPLSFFSHRGAGELKKTLLDDVNQIEAFVAHHFPDAVAAFIVPLSTAIALLWVDWRMTLASLVMAPLAVLTMAIAMRDVGKAHQQWNEIQSRMNTSLLEYLRGIHVIKTFGLSARRFGDLSRSIEEGLAWMEGFMRTNGRGYGAFGALIGSSLVVLVPMGGWLYTQGTLSLESLVLFLVLGPQLLMSMMRLLFAWGNVDRIKAGNARIQTILTTPDLESNESTARPAHDGVAFRGVGFRYDEGGPAVLHGVSFEAPPGKVTALVGPSGAGKTTLVRLVPRLWEATNGTVELGGADVRRVPLDALLSRISMVFQDVFLFHGTVRENLRLARPDATVAQIDAACRAARAYDFIQTLPRKYDTMLGERGARLSGGEKQRLSIARALLKDAPVLLLDEATAFADPENEARIQEALSELCAGRTVLVVAHRLSTIATADHIVVLDGGRVNDQGTHEELLARCALYQRLWNSHTEALDWSLGEPSGTSRAQEVA, encoded by the coding sequence ATGAGCGGCGACCTCACGACGGAGCGAGCAGAGTCGACCAGGGGACTTGGCTCTCTCCTCGCGCTGCAGGGCCCGCTCGTCGCCGGAGCGGCTCTCGCGTCGACGTTGGCCGCGGCCCTCGCGCTCGTGCCCTTCTTCGTCGTGGCGCGCATGGCGACGGCGATCTACGCCGCGCCGCCGGATCTCGACGCGGTTCGCTCGCTGGCGCTCATCGCCGCGGGTGCGCTCACGTTGCGCTACGTCTTCGTCGCCGCCGCCAACATGGCCGCGCACGTCGCCGCGTTCCGCATCCTGCACGAGCTACGTCTCCGGCTCGCGAAGAAGCTCGGCGCGGTACCGCTCTCGTTCTTCAGCCATCGCGGCGCGGGCGAGTTGAAGAAGACGCTGCTGGATGACGTGAACCAGATCGAGGCGTTCGTCGCCCACCACTTCCCTGACGCGGTCGCGGCGTTCATCGTGCCGCTCTCCACCGCCATTGCCTTGCTATGGGTCGACTGGCGCATGACACTCGCGAGTCTCGTGATGGCGCCGCTCGCCGTGCTGACGATGGCCATCGCGATGCGCGACGTCGGCAAGGCGCATCAGCAATGGAACGAGATCCAGAGCCGGATGAACACGTCGCTGCTCGAGTACCTGCGGGGCATCCACGTCATCAAGACGTTCGGCCTGTCCGCGCGGCGCTTCGGCGATCTCTCTCGTTCGATCGAGGAAGGGCTCGCGTGGATGGAGGGGTTCATGCGCACCAACGGCCGCGGCTACGGTGCGTTCGGCGCGCTCATCGGCTCCAGCCTCGTCGTGCTCGTGCCGATGGGCGGCTGGCTGTACACGCAAGGGACGCTCTCGCTCGAGTCGCTGGTGCTCTTCCTCGTGCTGGGGCCACAGCTCCTCATGTCGATGATGAGGCTCCTGTTCGCATGGGGAAATGTCGACCGCATCAAGGCGGGCAACGCGCGCATCCAGACCATCCTCACGACGCCGGATCTGGAGAGCAACGAGAGCACCGCACGACCCGCGCACGACGGCGTCGCGTTCCGCGGCGTCGGCTTCCGCTACGACGAGGGAGGGCCCGCCGTCCTCCACGGCGTGTCCTTCGAAGCACCGCCCGGCAAGGTCACGGCGCTGGTGGGGCCCTCGGGCGCGGGCAAGACGACGTTGGTGCGACTCGTCCCCAGGCTGTGGGAGGCGACGAACGGCACCGTGGAACTCGGCGGTGCCGACGTGCGCCGCGTGCCACTCGACGCGCTGCTCTCGCGCATCTCGATGGTGTTCCAGGACGTCTTCCTCTTCCACGGCACGGTCCGCGAGAACCTTCGTCTCGCTCGGCCCGACGCCACCGTCGCGCAGATCGACGCCGCCTGTCGTGCCGCACGCGCCTACGACTTCATCCAGACGTTGCCTCGGAAGTACGACACGATGCTCGGCGAACGAGGCGCGCGGCTCTCGGGCGGCGAGAAGCAGCGTCTGTCCATCGCCCGCGCGCTGCTCAAGGACGCGCCGGTGCTGCTGCTCGATGAGGCGACGGCGTTCGCCGATCCCGAGAACGAAGCCCGCATCCAGGAAGCACTCTCGGAGCTGTGCGCGGGGCGGACGGTCCTCGTGGTCGCGCATCGCCTTTCGACCATCGCCACCGCCGATCACATCGTCGTGCTCGATGGCGGCCGTGTGAATGACCAAGGCACGCACGAAGAGCTGCTCGCACGCTGCGCGCTCTATCAACGCCTGTGGAACAGCCACACCGAGGCGCTGGACTGGTCGCTTGGTGAGCCTTCGGGTACGTCCCGCGCACAGGAGGTGGCGTGA
- a CDS encoding class I SAM-dependent methyltransferase, with amino-acid sequence MKTNKDSPEFDWAATRGEKWRARLDGMEGMLAPIDEPLIRALRLDEPVRIADVGCGGGGTTRELLRRAPEGSIVDGFDISPGLIETARARTPPDEHAITFLTADVATTPPPRGPYERLTSRFGVMFFDDAPTAFRNLMGWLVPGGRFAFAVWGRPADNPWVTTVRDVVAEVVELPPPLPDTPGPFRYGEPDKLLMLLQRAGFGDLEVRAWHGELAIGGGLTAAAAADFALTAFSIAEPLAKADDVVRASARRALTERFSRHLRDGVVRLEAYVHLVTGRRAE; translated from the coding sequence ATGAAGACGAACAAGGACTCCCCGGAGTTCGACTGGGCTGCTACCCGAGGCGAGAAGTGGCGCGCCAGGCTCGACGGCATGGAAGGGATGCTCGCGCCAATCGACGAACCGCTGATCCGTGCGCTGCGTCTCGACGAGCCTGTTCGGATCGCCGATGTCGGATGTGGCGGCGGCGGAACGACGCGGGAGCTCCTACGTCGAGCGCCAGAGGGGAGCATCGTTGACGGGTTCGACATCTCGCCGGGGTTGATCGAGACGGCGCGCGCCCGTACTCCACCCGATGAGCACGCCATCACCTTCCTGACAGCGGACGTGGCGACGACGCCACCGCCCAGGGGTCCCTACGAGCGACTCACCTCACGTTTCGGGGTGATGTTCTTCGACGACGCTCCCACCGCCTTCCGCAACCTCATGGGCTGGCTCGTGCCGGGAGGACGCTTCGCCTTCGCCGTCTGGGGGCGACCCGCCGACAACCCCTGGGTGACGACGGTGCGCGACGTCGTCGCCGAGGTCGTCGAACTGCCGCCCCCCCTGCCCGATACCCCAGGCCCATTTCGCTATGGTGAGCCCGACAAGCTGCTGATGTTGCTCCAGCGGGCTGGGTTCGGCGACCTGGAGGTACGCGCGTGGCACGGAGAGCTCGCGATCGGTGGTGGCCTCACCGCGGCAGCGGCAGCGGACTTCGCGCTCACGGCCTTCTCGATCGCGGAGCCGTTGGCCAAGGCGGACGACGTGGTGCGAGCAAGCGCGCGTCGAGCTTTGACGGAACGCTTCTCGCGCCACCTGCGAGACGGAGTCGTCCGGCTGGAGGCTTACGTCCACCTCGTGACGGGTAGGCGCGCAGAGTGA
- a CDS encoding ABC transporter ATP-binding protein: MFAFAEALTIAVPYALVLFFVREALEHRLSMHLTGWITGGIVLSVLLRLAFSRGAMSNIFIAAHALMGQARIRTADHLRRLPMGFFTGRRSGELAGVLTTDVALVEDVWSHTLGIFAASFALPMLVGLGLCFLELRLGLVILASLPVALLVLAATTPIFVREIEAVLEATADVSARVVEYVQGIAVLRAFGRHGEVYQHFVKAMERLRDGLIRADVLPSPLLAVFGFVIEVGFVAVAYAGSALALRGSIQPAVLLVFLVVTVGVVRQVADLGVALLMLRASQRALGRVDRLLAERPLAEPASPAAPIQRFDVEVDGVSFAYEDEAVLDGVSTTFPERSLTALVGASGSGKSTLVHLVARLWDIPRGKGTIRIGGVDIRDVPFETLHQHIAMVFQDVVLFSGTILDNLRVGRPDATREEIENAARAARAHEFIRALPNGYDTVLGEGGGSLSGGERQRLSIARAILKDAPIVLLDEATASVDASAEAEIQRAIDELVKKKTVVVIAHRLRTVRRAHRIVVLDKGRIAESGTHDELLAKGDVYAGLWREQERAKGWRLGTSTPAVVEAQS, from the coding sequence GTGTTCGCCTTCGCCGAAGCGCTCACCATCGCGGTGCCCTACGCGCTGGTCCTCTTCTTCGTCCGAGAGGCGCTCGAGCACCGGCTGTCGATGCATCTGACGGGGTGGATCACCGGTGGCATCGTGCTCTCGGTGCTCCTGCGCCTCGCGTTCTCGCGCGGCGCGATGTCCAACATCTTCATCGCCGCGCATGCGCTCATGGGGCAGGCGCGCATCCGCACCGCGGACCACCTGCGGCGCCTGCCGATGGGGTTCTTCACCGGGCGCCGGAGCGGCGAGCTCGCAGGCGTGCTGACCACGGACGTGGCACTCGTCGAAGACGTTTGGTCGCACACCCTCGGCATCTTCGCGGCGAGCTTCGCGCTGCCGATGCTGGTCGGGCTCGGGCTCTGTTTCCTGGAGCTGCGCCTCGGGCTCGTCATCCTCGCGTCGCTCCCGGTGGCGCTCCTCGTTCTGGCTGCGACGACGCCCATCTTCGTACGAGAGATCGAAGCGGTGCTCGAGGCCACCGCCGATGTGAGCGCCCGCGTCGTCGAATACGTGCAGGGCATCGCGGTGCTGCGTGCCTTCGGCCGACACGGCGAGGTCTACCAGCATTTCGTGAAGGCGATGGAGCGCCTGCGTGATGGCCTCATCCGCGCCGACGTCCTGCCGTCGCCGCTGCTCGCCGTGTTCGGCTTCGTCATCGAGGTGGGCTTCGTCGCGGTGGCGTACGCGGGGAGCGCGCTGGCGCTGCGCGGATCGATTCAGCCCGCCGTCTTGCTCGTCTTCCTCGTCGTCACCGTTGGGGTCGTGCGCCAGGTCGCCGACCTTGGCGTGGCGCTGCTCATGCTGCGGGCGTCGCAACGCGCGCTCGGCCGTGTCGATCGTCTGCTCGCCGAGAGGCCGCTCGCGGAGCCGGCTTCTCCCGCGGCGCCCATCCAGCGCTTCGACGTCGAGGTCGATGGCGTCTCGTTCGCCTACGAAGACGAGGCCGTGCTCGACGGCGTCTCGACGACATTTCCCGAGCGCTCGCTCACCGCGCTCGTCGGTGCCTCCGGCTCGGGCAAGTCGACGCTGGTGCACCTGGTCGCGCGGCTATGGGACATCCCGCGTGGGAAAGGCACCATCCGCATCGGCGGCGTCGATATCCGCGACGTACCGTTCGAGACACTTCATCAGCACATCGCGATGGTGTTCCAGGATGTCGTCCTCTTCTCGGGGACCATCCTCGACAACCTCCGTGTCGGCCGTCCCGACGCCACGCGCGAAGAGATCGAAAACGCGGCGAGGGCAGCGCGGGCGCACGAGTTCATCCGCGCGTTGCCGAATGGCTACGACACGGTGCTCGGTGAAGGAGGCGGCTCACTGTCCGGTGGCGAGCGTCAGCGCCTGTCCATCGCGCGCGCCATCCTCAAGGACGCGCCCATCGTGCTGCTCGACGAAGCGACCGCATCGGTCGACGCATCCGCCGAGGCGGAGATCCAGCGCGCCATCGACGAGCTGGTGAAGAAGAAGACCGTCGTCGTCATCGCCCATCGCCTTCGCACCGTGCGGCGTGCGCACCGCATCGTCGTGCTCGACAAGGGGCGCATCGCGGAGTCGGGGACGCACGACGAGCTGCTCGCCAAGGGAGACGTGTACGCGGGGCTGTGGCGAGAGCAGGAGCGCGCGAAGGGCTGGCGGCTCGGGACTTCCACTCCCGCCGTCGTCGAGGCTCAATCGTGA
- a CDS encoding LysR family transcriptional regulator: MSLDLDALKVFVRVAELRSFTQAAHQLGMPKARASAHVQKLEAELGTQLLQRSTRVVRPTPEGEQLLKRAHGFLAEAEEIAALFHASRALRGRVRVELPVLIAREFVIPRVPELLARHPQLQLDICASDRLVAAVREGFDLVLRVGPVNEPGLVGRRIGEAPMMNCASPSYLRQHGTPRTLDDLRDHLVVHYATDPVPAFEYFDGETYKELPMRSVVTVDNFDVYEAACIAGLGIVQVPRPGLERHANKLVEILPEFTARPVPITLLHTHGRSVPRRVRAVMTWLIELLAPTVGELVRAR, from the coding sequence ATGAGCCTTGACCTCGATGCCCTCAAGGTCTTCGTCCGGGTGGCGGAGCTGCGGAGCTTCACGCAGGCCGCTCACCAGCTCGGGATGCCCAAGGCACGCGCGTCCGCGCACGTGCAGAAGCTCGAAGCCGAGCTTGGAACGCAGCTCCTCCAGCGCTCGACCCGCGTCGTGCGCCCCACGCCCGAGGGAGAGCAACTCCTGAAGCGTGCCCACGGTTTTCTCGCGGAGGCCGAGGAAATCGCGGCGCTCTTTCATGCGAGTCGTGCGTTGCGTGGACGGGTGCGCGTGGAACTCCCCGTCCTCATTGCGCGCGAGTTCGTCATTCCTCGGGTGCCCGAGCTGCTCGCGCGCCATCCGCAGCTCCAGTTGGACATCTGCGCGAGCGACCGACTCGTGGCGGCGGTGCGTGAGGGGTTCGATCTCGTGCTGCGCGTGGGGCCGGTCAACGAACCGGGGCTCGTCGGGCGCCGCATCGGCGAGGCGCCGATGATGAACTGCGCAAGCCCCTCGTACCTGCGCCAGCATGGAACTCCGCGCACGCTGGACGATCTGCGCGACCACCTCGTCGTCCACTACGCAACCGACCCGGTCCCGGCCTTCGAGTACTTCGACGGCGAGACGTACAAGGAGCTACCGATGCGCAGCGTGGTGACCGTCGACAACTTCGACGTGTATGAGGCGGCGTGCATCGCGGGCCTGGGCATCGTGCAGGTGCCGCGACCCGGGCTGGAGCGGCACGCGAACAAGCTCGTCGAGATTCTGCCGGAGTTCACCGCACGACCGGTGCCCATCACGCTGCTGCACACGCACGGGCGCTCGGTGCCGCGTCGCGTGCGCGCCGTGATGACCTGGCTGATAGAGTTGCTGGCGCCCACCGTCGGCGAACTCGTGAGAGCTCGGTGA
- a CDS encoding DUF1318 domain-containing protein produces the protein MKRRGLLLLAALALPGCIRAPEIVMVDRATALEEQASGSFKDVERRLDRAGMSPTPVPLTPNQLEELGIQPTPLVENLGRTQADRVDELLRRHCVGEGRDGLLVDTRSRCQSGRLSADDAALVERVNRARRHLWQWMRTVRPSVPEESLRRNWQQVHSEGVICGGWVESEDGTWGEKKC, from the coding sequence ATGAAACGCCGCGGGTTGTTGCTGCTTGCCGCCCTCGCCCTTCCCGGGTGCATCCGCGCCCCCGAGATCGTCATGGTCGATCGCGCGACGGCGCTCGAGGAGCAGGCCTCGGGATCGTTCAAGGACGTGGAACGGCGTCTGGATCGCGCGGGCATGAGCCCGACCCCGGTGCCGCTCACGCCCAACCAACTGGAGGAACTGGGCATCCAACCCACGCCATTGGTCGAGAACCTGGGCAGGACGCAGGCGGACCGCGTCGACGAGCTGCTGCGGCGCCACTGTGTGGGGGAGGGGAGGGATGGGTTGCTGGTGGACACCCGGAGCCGCTGCCAGTCCGGACGCTTGTCGGCCGATGACGCCGCCCTGGTGGAGCGGGTGAACCGGGCCCGGCGGCACCTGTGGCAGTGGATGCGGACGGTCCGCCCCAGCGTGCCCGAGGAGTCGTTGCGCCGGAACTGGCAACAGGTGCACTCGGAGGGGGTGATCTGCGGCGGCTGGGTGGAGTCCGAGGACGGCACCTGGGGAGAAAAGAAGTGCTGA
- a CDS encoding SDR family oxidoreductase: MTKWTTSNMPSQKGRSAVITGTGGLGLEDALELARTGGEIIIAGRNHQKGAEAVARIRSEVPSANVRFEQVDLASLKSVADFAARLKGQRGSLDLLINNAAVMTPPRRQATSDGFELQFGTNHLGHFALTAHLMPLLRNGTNTRVVTLSSVAARAGAIDFDDLHATRSYQSMRAYGQSKLACLLFAFELQRRSEANRWGVSSIAAHPGISRTDLLHNAPGRWSAAGMTRTLMWFMFQPASQGALPTLFAATSPEARAGAYYGPDKMNEMRGFPTLAKVPPQAEDKTAAERLWRVSEELTGVTFQ, translated from the coding sequence ATGACCAAGTGGACAACTTCCAACATGCCTTCTCAGAAGGGCCGTTCGGCCGTCATCACCGGTACCGGAGGTCTCGGACTCGAGGATGCCCTCGAACTCGCACGGACAGGCGGTGAGATCATCATCGCGGGCCGCAATCATCAGAAAGGCGCGGAGGCTGTCGCGAGAATCCGCTCCGAAGTCCCCTCTGCGAATGTCCGGTTCGAGCAGGTCGATCTCGCCAGCCTCAAGTCCGTCGCCGACTTCGCCGCACGGCTGAAGGGGCAGCGAGGGAGTCTCGATCTGTTGATCAACAACGCCGCCGTGATGACCCCACCGAGGCGTCAGGCAACCTCGGATGGCTTCGAGCTGCAGTTCGGCACCAACCATCTCGGCCACTTCGCCCTGACGGCCCACCTCATGCCGCTGCTGCGCAATGGGACGAACACGCGCGTCGTCACGCTGTCGAGCGTTGCCGCGCGGGCCGGCGCGATCGACTTCGACGATCTGCACGCGACGCGGAGCTACCAGTCGATGCGGGCCTATGGCCAGTCGAAGCTCGCCTGCCTGCTCTTCGCCTTCGAGCTGCAGCGGCGCAGCGAGGCGAATCGGTGGGGCGTCTCCAGCATCGCCGCGCACCCCGGCATCTCGCGCACCGACCTGCTGCACAACGCTCCCGGCCGTTGGAGTGCCGCCGGCATGACGCGGACGCTCATGTGGTTCATGTTCCAGCCCGCGTCGCAGGGTGCGCTCCCCACGCTCTTCGCCGCGACCTCGCCCGAGGCGAGGGCCGGCGCCTACTACGGCCCCGACAAGATGAACGAAATGCGTGGCTTTCCGACTTTGGCGAAGGTTCCTCCGCAAGCGGAAGACAAAACGGCTGCCGAACGCCTCTGGCGCGTGTCCGAGGAGCTCACCGGAGTCACTTTTCAATGA
- a CDS encoding Fur family transcriptional regulator: MRRVNAPALDSGGLERALEQLRAVVHGKGLKSSGVRDAVARAALQYEGHFTAEELLTELRAQGAADTHAATVYRVLPLLVEAGLIQESLLSAGQGHRYERAFEREHHDHIICTSCKKVVEFEFEAFEVLQRDISEHLGFRLTGHVHELFGVCKNCQRAT, translated from the coding sequence ATGCGCAGGGTTAACGCTCCGGCCCTCGACTCGGGTGGGCTCGAACGGGCCCTAGAACAACTCCGTGCCGTCGTGCACGGGAAGGGTCTCAAGAGTTCCGGCGTGCGAGATGCCGTCGCGCGCGCCGCGCTTCAGTACGAGGGGCACTTCACCGCCGAGGAGCTGCTCACCGAGCTGCGCGCACAAGGCGCTGCGGACACGCACGCCGCGACGGTCTACCGCGTGCTGCCGCTCCTCGTGGAGGCGGGGCTGATCCAGGAGTCCCTCCTCTCGGCCGGCCAGGGCCATCGCTATGAACGCGCCTTCGAGCGAGAGCACCACGACCACATCATCTGCACCTCGTGCAAGAAGGTCGTCGAGTTCGAGTTCGAGGCGTTCGAAGTGCTCCAGCGAGACATCTCCGAGCACCTGGGTTTTCGCCTCACCGGACACGTCCACGAACTCTTCGGCGTCTGCAAGAACTGCCAGCGTGCAACATGA
- a CDS encoding helix-turn-helix domain-containing protein encodes MSHAFYRPRAPLDRLVDFFWVSDAHVAQAPRERVLPTGAQALVVHLGESPMRIYPDERTSEPAEFSGAILCGARQSPLLIGTAIGPTVGVHFKPGGARPFFDVPADAMAEQSVSLEALWGTSAHSLRERLMEAPTPVDQARLLEALLLKRVRRSFDLGPALGASLRAFEEPTLTSVAEVNRRTGLSPKRLLALFRDEVGLSPKSFWRVRRFRAALRDLEQGALRGAALAYEHGYCDQAHFLREFRALAGSSPREWLAARVADTDHVSVYG; translated from the coding sequence ATGAGTCACGCGTTCTATCGGCCAAGGGCACCTCTCGATCGGCTCGTCGACTTCTTCTGGGTGTCCGACGCCCATGTCGCACAGGCGCCGCGGGAGCGCGTGCTGCCAACGGGCGCGCAGGCGCTCGTCGTCCACCTCGGAGAGAGCCCGATGCGCATCTATCCCGACGAGCGAACGAGCGAGCCGGCCGAGTTCTCCGGGGCCATCTTGTGCGGCGCGAGGCAGAGCCCGCTGCTCATCGGCACCGCGATTGGCCCGACCGTCGGCGTCCACTTCAAGCCTGGCGGAGCACGCCCCTTCTTCGACGTCCCCGCCGACGCGATGGCGGAGCAGAGCGTCTCGTTGGAAGCGCTGTGGGGCACGTCAGCCCATTCGCTGCGTGAGCGACTCATGGAGGCACCCACGCCGGTCGATCAAGCGCGTCTGCTGGAGGCCCTGCTCCTCAAACGAGTACGCCGCTCGTTCGACCTGGGGCCCGCGCTTGGCGCGTCTCTCCGCGCCTTCGAAGAACCCACCCTCACGTCGGTCGCGGAGGTCAATCGCCGGACGGGGCTTTCGCCGAAGCGCCTCCTCGCGCTCTTCCGCGACGAGGTCGGCTTGAGCCCCAAGTCCTTCTGGCGCGTCCGACGGTTTCGAGCGGCGCTGCGCGATCTGGAGCAAGGGGCCTTGCGTGGAGCGGCCTTGGCCTACGAGCACGGCTACTGCGACCAGGCGCATTTCCTTCGCGAGTTCCGCGCCCTCGCGGGCTCGAGCCCGCGCGAGTGGCTCGCGGCACGTGTCGCGGACACCGACCACGTCTCGGTGTACGGGTAA
- a CDS encoding HTTM domain-containing protein — MTDAAGGGSGAFQRPVARMWAWLLVPRDIAALVAFRVALGLLITVSAVRFLAYGWVGALFVQPRFRFTYWGVGWVPVLPGPWMPTLFVVLGVLGALLMIGLFYRATVVLLFTVFAYVQLFDVTNYLNHYYLVSLLLALMCFVPAHRAFSVDAWRRPALRRDWLPAWCTVLLRFQVAVVYVFAGLAKVTTDWLVHAQPLNIWLAARTGLPWVGPLLEQRWVAYAAAWGGMLFDSTIVLFLLWRRTRPFAYVVVLGFHAVTFVLFPIGMFPFIMVTAALVFFDPSWPRALAARVRLLPAAVRPSVAGEGAPPAAPGWKGRMALGAALAYAFLQVALPLRTHAYGGNVLWHEQGMRFSWRVMTREKNGSATFMVRDSVTGRQWHVPPSQYLTRLQEREMAVQPDLILQLAHRIARDFETATHHPMEVRADARVSLNGRMSEPLVDPSVDLAKEEDGLGPKAWILPAPEGPPVHLRPTRGGGPGA; from the coding sequence ATGACTGACGCGGCTGGCGGCGGGAGCGGGGCGTTCCAGCGTCCGGTGGCTCGGATGTGGGCATGGTTGCTGGTGCCCCGGGACATCGCCGCGCTGGTGGCGTTCCGGGTGGCCCTGGGGCTGCTCATCACCGTGTCGGCGGTGCGCTTCCTGGCCTACGGCTGGGTGGGCGCGTTGTTCGTGCAGCCCAGGTTCCGCTTCACCTATTGGGGGGTCGGCTGGGTGCCCGTCCTTCCCGGCCCATGGATGCCCACGCTCTTCGTGGTGCTGGGCGTGCTGGGGGCGCTGTTGATGATAGGGCTGTTCTACCGGGCGACGGTGGTGCTGCTGTTCACGGTGTTCGCCTATGTGCAGCTGTTCGACGTGACGAACTACCTCAACCACTACTACCTGGTGAGCCTGCTGCTGGCGTTGATGTGTTTCGTGCCGGCGCACCGGGCCTTCTCCGTGGACGCGTGGCGCAGGCCGGCGCTCCGGCGGGACTGGCTGCCGGCGTGGTGCACGGTGCTGCTGCGCTTCCAGGTGGCCGTCGTCTACGTGTTCGCAGGGCTGGCGAAGGTCACCACGGACTGGCTGGTGCACGCGCAGCCGCTCAACATCTGGCTGGCCGCCCGCACGGGGCTGCCATGGGTGGGGCCGCTCCTGGAGCAGCGCTGGGTGGCGTACGCGGCGGCCTGGGGCGGAATGCTGTTCGACAGCACCATCGTGCTGTTCCTGCTGTGGCGCCGCACGCGGCCGTTCGCGTACGTCGTGGTGTTGGGCTTCCACGCGGTGACGTTCGTGCTGTTCCCCATCGGGATGTTCCCCTTCATCATGGTGACGGCAGCGCTGGTATTCTTCGACCCATCGTGGCCACGCGCGCTCGCGGCCCGAGTGCGACTGCTTCCCGCCGCCGTGCGTCCTTCCGTGGCAGGCGAGGGGGCACCTCCGGCGGCGCCGGGTTGGAAGGGCCGCATGGCGCTGGGGGCGGCGCTGGCCTACGCGTTCCTCCAGGTTGCGCTGCCGTTGCGCACGCACGCGTATGGCGGCAACGTGCTCTGGCACGAGCAGGGGATGCGCTTCTCGTGGCGGGTGATGACGCGGGAGAAGAACGGAAGCGCGACGTTCATGGTGCGTGACAGCGTCACCGGCCGGCAGTGGCACGTTCCGCCCAGCCAGTACCTCACGCGGCTGCAGGAGCGGGAGATGGCGGTACAGCCGGACCTCATCCTGCAACTGGCCCACCGGATTGCCCGGGACTTCGAGACGGCCACGCACCACCCCATGGAGGTACGGGCTGACGCGCGGGTGTCCCTGAACGGCCGGATGTCGGAGCCGCTGGTGGATCCGTCGGTGGACCTGGCAAAGGAGGAAGACGGCCTGGGACCCAAGGCATGGATCCTCCCCGCGCCCGAGGGTCCCCCGGTGCATCTGCGCCCCACGCGGGGCGGCGGCCCCGGTGCCTGA
- a CDS encoding EamA family transporter has protein sequence MTWWTYALASAGFAALTAILGKVGVEGVPSTLATALRTVVVLVFAWSIALARGEGAALPTLNARTLLFLALSGVATGLSWLAYFRALQLAPASRVAPIDKLSLALTLVLAWGLLGEPMSWKLVMGVGMMVCGALLTLG, from the coding sequence ATGACGTGGTGGACCTACGCCCTGGCTTCCGCGGGTTTCGCCGCGCTGACCGCCATTCTCGGAAAGGTGGGCGTGGAGGGCGTGCCTTCCACGCTCGCCACCGCCCTGCGCACCGTGGTGGTGTTGGTCTTCGCCTGGAGCATCGCGCTGGCCCGGGGAGAGGGGGCCGCCCTTCCCACCCTCAACGCTCGCACGCTCCTCTTTCTCGCCCTCTCCGGTGTGGCCACGGGCCTGTCCTGGCTGGCCTACTTTCGGGCGCTCCAGCTCGCTCCCGCCTCGCGGGTGGCACCCATCGACAAGCTCAGCCTGGCCCTCACGCTCGTCCTGGCGTGGGGTCTTCTGGGAGAGCCCATGTCGTGGAAGCTCGTCATGGGCGTGGGGATGATGGTCTGCGGCGCACTGCTGACCCTGGGCTGA